The Chitinophagales bacterium genome includes a region encoding these proteins:
- a CDS encoding OmpH family outer membrane protein: MKKFLTIATLFIGLAFSANAQKFGHLNSLDLYSLMPEVIAADSMVQVYAQELDGLLNDMYTEYDTKAKGASEKKQKGLLTPASEELVLKELADLEKRITDFQNSADAKIQDKQSKLLAPINEKVYNAVQKVAKANAYTYIFDVSSGALVYANQSDDVLPLIAKELGLKLPADYGKTPQ; encoded by the coding sequence ATGAAGAAATTTTTAACAATTGCAACACTATTTATTGGATTAGCATTTTCTGCTAATGCACAAAAATTTGGTCACTTAAACTCTCTAGATTTATATAGTTTAATGCCAGAAGTAATCGCAGCTGACTCAATGGTGCAAGTTTATGCTCAAGAGTTAGATGGACTATTAAACGATATGTACACAGAGTACGATACTAAAGCGAAAGGAGCTTCTGAGAAGAAACAAAAAGGACTTTTAACACCAGCTTCTGAAGAACTAGTATTAAAAGAGTTAGCAGATTTAGAAAAAAGAATTACCGATTTTCAAAATTCTGCTGATGCTAAAATTCAAGACAAGCAGTCAAAATTATTAGCACCAATTAACGAAAAAGTATACAATGCTGTACAAAAAGTAGCTAAAGCAAATGCATATACTTATATTTTTGATGTAAGTAGTGGTGCTTTAGTATATGCTAATCAAAGCGACGATGTTTTGCCTTTAATCGCTAAAGAATTAGGTTTAAAACTTCCAGCAGATTATGGCAAAACACCTCAATAA
- a CDS encoding OmpH family outer membrane protein — MKKATVLFSLLFLVVAGSFAQRFAYVDTKYILEKMPEYTQAQAALDKQAALWQQEIDNKNEALKKMYNKYQAEEFLLSDDLKKERENEIMQAEEEVKELQKQRFGFNGDLFTKRQELIQPVQDKVFDAVQKISEQRAYDFIFDKASGGATMLYTNPKYDISEEVIKKLGL, encoded by the coding sequence ATGAAAAAAGCAACTGTATTATTTAGCTTATTATTTTTAGTTGTAGCAGGAAGTTTTGCTCAACGATTTGCTTATGTAGACACGAAGTATATTTTAGAAAAAATGCCAGAATATACACAAGCACAAGCTGCATTAGACAAACAAGCAGCACTTTGGCAACAAGAAATCGACAACAAAAATGAAGCACTTAAAAAAATGTATAACAAATATCAGGCAGAAGAATTTTTATTGTCTGATGATTTGAAAAAAGAAAGAGAAAATGAAATTATGCAGGCAGAAGAAGAAGTAAAAGAACTTCAAAAACAAAGATTTGGCTTTAATGGCGATTTATTCACTAAAAGACAAGAACTGATTCAGCCAGTACAAGACAAAGTTTTTGATGCAGTGCAAAAAATATCAGAACAAAGAGCGTACGATTTTATTTTCGATAAAGCGTCTGGTGGTGCTACCATGTTGTACACCAATCCCAAATACGATATTAGCGAAGAAGTCATTAAAAAACTAGGACTATAA
- a CDS encoding BamA/TamA family outer membrane protein, producing MNIKITNLYILFFLCFITTQQLSKAQDSVSINTIETDESNALFSYKEPKSYKIVAIDFDGLNYLDKTVVTSLTSLKVGQTITIPGDDVTKCIKNLWNQGLFGDVSVYASKIEGNEISIVIKVEEKPRLNNINFVGIKKGDAQTLMESIESFKARPLTPALKNNIANIVKDFYIEKSYLNTTVDIEETEDVGLKNSASININIDKGNKVKIESVTYLGRENGELAKMRKAMSKTKPMSKISLIDEDVPDYSTKQKIKNTLYTLANLNHISLMDFLGSRFKIAFKGTKFNEDLYKEDKNNLLAYYNKIGYRDAKILEDTVITNPNTGNVNIIIKLEEGNKYYFRDIKFKGNSKYSEEQLAKVLNIEKGDVYNTELLQQRLFSDPNYGDISSLYYDDGYLFFSANPVEVAVENDSIDLEIRINEGPQATIKNIIIEGNDKTNEHVIRRELRTLPGDKFSRTNLIRSQRELANLGFIDPNETQIVPIPNPQDGTVDIKYSVVEKSADQIELSAGWGGQNGGLIGTLGLKFNNFSVKNMFKKGTWSPLPTGDGQQFSVRVETNGKQYQNYNFSFTEPWLGGKKPNAFSVAVFRSRLQDVLNKEVRGRQITNGLSVGLGTRLKKPDDYFIMRASADYYGYQLNNFGGRYYVNNQPLTDGKFNNLNFTLNLQRNSIDQPVFPTSGSSVSLSLEFTPPYSLFKGKDYNYDALSDAERYKFVEYHKWKFNVDWYTSLGKSKFVLRTAAKFGFLGNYNKNLGTTPFERFEVGGNGIPSSVTLFGTDIIAQRGYEGPYSSNGGDPIYNKFVMELRYPFSLNPSATVYGILFAEGANTYKDIKNYNPFQLKKSVGFGIRAILPMFGLIGIDYGIRFDNANGSSIQNANGFFDYIGKNGNISFILGFEPE from the coding sequence ATGAATATTAAAATTACTAACTTATACATACTCTTTTTTCTTTGTTTTATAACAACTCAACAACTTAGTAAAGCACAAGATTCTGTTAGCATCAATACTATCGAAACAGATGAAAGCAATGCACTATTTTCCTACAAAGAACCAAAATCATACAAAATAGTAGCTATAGATTTTGATGGATTAAACTATCTCGACAAAACAGTAGTCACTTCATTAACTAGTTTAAAAGTAGGTCAAACCATTACCATTCCAGGCGATGATGTTACAAAATGCATCAAAAATTTATGGAATCAAGGACTTTTTGGCGATGTGAGTGTATACGCATCAAAAATTGAAGGCAACGAAATATCAATAGTCATTAAAGTTGAAGAAAAACCAAGACTAAACAACATCAATTTCGTAGGCATTAAAAAAGGCGATGCTCAAACACTTATGGAAAGCATAGAAAGTTTTAAAGCACGACCACTTACACCAGCACTTAAAAACAACATTGCTAATATTGTTAAAGACTTTTACATAGAAAAATCATATTTAAATACTACGGTAGATATAGAAGAAACTGAAGATGTTGGTTTAAAGAACAGTGCATCAATCAATATTAATATAGACAAAGGCAACAAAGTAAAAATAGAATCGGTTACTTATTTAGGCAGAGAAAATGGCGAATTGGCTAAAATGCGTAAAGCAATGTCTAAAACAAAACCAATGTCTAAAATCTCATTAATTGATGAAGATGTACCAGACTATTCTACTAAGCAAAAAATTAAAAACACACTATATACACTAGCCAATTTAAATCACATTTCTTTAATGGATTTCTTAGGAAGCAGATTTAAAATTGCATTTAAAGGCACTAAGTTCAACGAAGACTTATACAAAGAAGACAAAAACAACTTGTTGGCTTATTATAATAAAATAGGATATAGAGATGCTAAAATTCTAGAAGACACAGTAATTACTAATCCAAATACAGGCAATGTAAATATTATTATTAAGCTAGAAGAAGGTAATAAATATTACTTTAGAGACATTAAATTTAAAGGTAATTCTAAATACAGCGAAGAACAATTAGCCAAAGTATTAAATATAGAAAAAGGCGATGTTTACAATACAGAGTTATTACAACAACGCTTATTTTCCGATCCAAATTATGGCGATATCAGTTCACTTTACTACGATGATGGTTATTTGTTCTTTAGTGCAAATCCAGTAGAAGTTGCAGTAGAAAACGATTCTATTGATCTTGAAATTAGAATTAACGAAGGACCACAAGCAACGATAAAAAATATCATAATAGAAGGCAACGATAAAACCAACGAACATGTAATTCGTAGAGAATTAAGAACATTACCAGGCGATAAATTTTCTCGTACTAACTTAATTCGTTCTCAAAGAGAGTTAGCCAATCTAGGATTTATCGATCCAAATGAAACACAAATTGTACCTATTCCAAATCCACAAGACGGAACTGTAGATATTAAATATTCTGTAGTAGAAAAATCTGCCGACCAAATAGAATTATCTGCAGGTTGGGGCGGACAAAATGGTGGTTTAATTGGTACGCTTGGTTTAAAATTTAACAACTTTTCAGTTAAAAATATGTTCAAAAAAGGAACATGGTCGCCATTACCAACAGGAGATGGTCAACAATTTAGCGTAAGAGTTGAAACCAATGGTAAACAATACCAAAACTATAACTTCTCATTTACAGAGCCATGGTTAGGTGGTAAAAAACCAAATGCATTTTCTGTAGCAGTGTTCCGTTCTCGTTTACAAGATGTATTGAATAAAGAAGTAAGAGGTCGTCAAATTACCAATGGTTTGTCGGTAGGTTTAGGAACAAGACTTAAAAAACCAGATGACTATTTCATTATGCGTGCTTCTGCAGACTATTATGGCTATCAGCTAAATAATTTTGGCGGAAGATATTATGTAAACAATCAACCATTAACAGATGGTAAATTCAACAACTTAAACTTTACCTTAAACCTACAAAGAAACAGTATCGACCAACCAGTGTTTCCTACAAGTGGTTCTAGTGTGTCTTTATCTTTAGAATTTACACCACCATATTCTTTATTTAAAGGAAAAGATTATAACTACGATGCATTAAGCGATGCAGAACGATATAAATTTGTAGAATATCATAAGTGGAAATTTAATGTAGATTGGTATACTTCTCTAGGAAAATCTAAGTTTGTACTACGAACAGCAGCTAAATTTGGTTTCTTAGGAAATTATAATAAAAACTTAGGTACAACACCTTTCGAAAGATTTGAAGTTGGTGGAAATGGTATTCCTTCTTCTGTAACTTTATTTGGTACAGACATTATAGCACAAAGAGGTTACGAAGGACCATACTCTTCAAATGGTGGCGATCCAATCTATAACAAATTTGTAATGGAATTACGCTATCCATTCTCATTAAATCCATCTGCAACGGTTTACGGTATTCTATTTGCAGAAGGAGCCAACACTTATAAAGATATTAAAAACTATAATCCATTCCAATTAAAAAAGAGTGTGGGCTTCGGTATTAGAGCCATTTTACCAATGTTTGGATTGATTGGAATTGATTATGGCATACGATTTGATAATGCTAATGGTAGTAGTATCCAAAATGCTAATGGTTTCTTCGATTACATCGGTAAAAACGGAAACATATCATTCATTTTAGGATTCGAACCTGAATAA
- the accC gene encoding acetyl-CoA carboxylase biotin carboxylase subunit, whose translation MKLFNKILIANRGEIALRIIRSCKEMNIATVAVYSTADKTALHVQEADEAFCIGPPNSKLSYLNIYNILMVAQITQADAIHPGYGFLAENENFAKRCAENNIKFIGPTPQQIALMGDKITAKDTMLKAKVPCIPGSKDLIKNIAEGKKLAQEAGYPIILKATAGGGGKGMRVVWNEQDFESNFNMATSEAGASFGNSGVYLEKFIEEPRHIEVQVAGDQHGNAAHFSERDCSIQRRHQKLVEESPSPFVDDKLRKLLGDAATKAVKAIKYEGVGTVEFLVDKHKNCYFMEMNTRIQVEHPVTEEVVGVDLIQLQIELAAGAKLEKEAYLPTGHAIECRINAENPFDDFKPNAGKITNYIPSGGFGVRIDTAVYPSYSIPPFYDSMIAKLIVKAKDRPSAIQKMKRALTEMKIEGIQTTIPFHLQLMDNANFQSGNFTTKFLEDFELHEEE comes from the coding sequence ATGAAGCTTTTCAACAAAATACTCATCGCTAATCGTGGCGAAATTGCACTACGCATTATTCGTTCTTGTAAAGAAATGAATATTGCAACAGTAGCCGTTTACTCTACAGCAGACAAAACAGCATTACATGTTCAAGAAGCAGACGAAGCTTTTTGTATTGGTCCGCCAAATTCTAAATTGTCATATCTAAATATATATAATATATTAATGGTTGCTCAAATTACTCAAGCAGATGCCATTCATCCTGGTTATGGTTTTTTAGCAGAAAATGAAAACTTTGCTAAACGATGTGCTGAAAACAACATTAAATTTATAGGACCAACACCACAACAAATTGCTTTAATGGGCGATAAAATTACAGCTAAAGATACTATGCTTAAAGCAAAAGTACCTTGTATTCCTGGTTCTAAAGATTTAATAAAAAATATTGCCGAAGGAAAAAAATTAGCACAAGAAGCAGGTTATCCAATCATTTTAAAAGCAACGGCTGGTGGTGGTGGAAAAGGTATGCGTGTAGTTTGGAATGAACAAGATTTTGAAAGCAATTTTAATATGGCAACATCTGAAGCTGGTGCAAGTTTTGGCAACAGTGGTGTTTACTTAGAAAAATTTATTGAAGAACCACGACACATTGAAGTACAAGTGGCTGGCGATCAACACGGCAATGCAGCACATTTTAGTGAAAGAGATTGCTCTATTCAAAGACGACATCAAAAATTGGTAGAAGAATCGCCTTCACCTTTTGTAGATGATAAACTAAGAAAACTTTTAGGCGATGCTGCTACAAAAGCTGTTAAAGCTATTAAATATGAAGGTGTTGGTACAGTTGAGTTTCTAGTAGACAAACACAAAAATTGCTACTTTATGGAAATGAACACCAGAATACAAGTAGAACATCCTGTAACAGAAGAAGTAGTTGGAGTTGATTTAATTCAGTTACAAATAGAATTGGCTGCTGGTGCAAAATTAGAAAAAGAAGCGTATTTGCCAACAGGTCATGCTATTGAATGTAGAATTAATGCAGAAAATCCTTTTGATGATTTTAAACCAAATGCAGGAAAAATTACCAATTATATTCCTAGTGGTGGTTTTGGTGTACGCATAGATACAGCAGTATATCCAAGCTATAGTATTCCACCTTTTTACGATTCTATGATTGCAAAACTAATTGTTAAAGCAAAAGACAGACCATCGGCGATTCAAAAAATGAAAAGAGCTTTAACTGAAATGAAAATAGAAGGCATTCAAACAACAATACCATTTCACTTACAATTAATGGACAATGCCAATTTTCAATCAGGCAATTTTACTACAAAATTTTTAGAAGATTTTGAGTTGCATGAAGAAGAGTAG
- a CDS encoding restriction endonuclease subunit S: protein MNVHNFVKALNFLPKENASDIFIKKYADNYAIEVDVKNSIFNFGGKVKVGDKAIQNITKPEDWVVFECVDRLLEKGYKPKNISLEKVYPAGHGFSGRLDICVTHDDGSEYLLIECKTYGKEFDKALNRLNKDGGQLFTYFKFSNKADVIMLYTSELKGKEIVYQNEIIKIEADYRTGDVKDFYEKWNKLTKDNGIFDTWVKPYNFESKALTINDLEEIRQEDSSFIFNRFLEILRHNVVSDKGNAFNRIFTLFLCKIYDEKDKEDTDKELEFQWFESPFTYDGVYYEKDDHKIFQIRLTDLYKNGMKAFLEKNVTDLSDQEFNDKFYYLTEEQRAPILVEFKKIRLEKNNEFAIKDVYDEQSFYDNAVVVKEIVELLQKYKIRYTKKQQYLSDFFELLLTTGLKQESGQFFTPVPVSQFIIKSLPIDKIIEDKLQKGVSNEYLPHVIDYAAGSGHFLTESMHEIQRIIDSNEFLGLKKDVKKFIDKAKTYHFDWAFDYVYGIEKDYRLVKVGKVGCYLHGDGLANVIHSDGLARFSHSDYKGILKHQDKDFPKENKQFDIVISNPPYSVSAFRNNASKYYNQEEFDLYNKLTDVSSEIECLFIERTKQLLKDGGVAGIILPSSILSNSGIYAKAREVILQYFDIVAITELGSNTFMATGTNTVTLFLRRRNNYDCEKIKSFVNRFLDNFLDNTIQINDNTQAIEKPIAKYINHVWQDISFDDYVTLLKQKPTKAIETHEIYKEYRKKIKAKDEKAFWQTLIEIETEKLYYFIMAYPQKVVLVKSGEKNAEKRFLGYEFSNRRGSEGIHPIQRGKNISDCTQLFDEDTFENPSKASTYIYKAFTGDYDFAIDKTMQKNISRHDLVDMLTFDRVDFEKNISLSVKKKVKIESKWELVRIGDLSKEIINGSTPSKNEFKFWDKKELNWLTVADFNSDKLEVDNTENFVSRFALENNKVRLVPKNSVLVSCTATIGKVGINSIELTTNQQINSIICNQNILPYYLGNILKVHGKLLEELTSNSGVKHVNLQMLNDFKIPLPPLNIQQKIVAEIEVLETKEKEAKEKVEEQKENIKNVISKVSGNLISLSEITSKIGSGATPRGGEGSYKQNGISLIRSQNVYDNEFYEKGLAFIDEEQAEKLKGVTVEKNDILFNITGASICRCCIVPEIHLPARVNQHVSIIRVTKKALPKYVQTILVSETYKNQLLEIGDGATSREAITKQQLEDFKIPLPPITEQQKIVAKIEKIEAKIKDLETEIASIPKQKEAILKKHL from the coding sequence ATGAATGTACACAACTTTGTTAAAGCACTAAATTTTCTTCCAAAAGAGAACGCTTCTGATATTTTTATTAAAAAATATGCAGATAACTATGCTATTGAGGTTGATGTAAAGAATTCAATCTTTAATTTTGGTGGAAAAGTTAAAGTTGGAGATAAAGCAATTCAAAATATCACAAAACCAGAAGATTGGGTAGTATTTGAATGTGTGGATAGGTTACTCGAAAAAGGATATAAACCAAAAAACATCTCATTAGAAAAAGTTTATCCAGCAGGACATGGATTTTCTGGAAGATTAGATATTTGTGTTACACATGATGATGGTTCTGAGTATTTATTAATTGAATGTAAAACCTACGGTAAAGAATTTGATAAAGCTTTAAATCGCTTAAATAAAGATGGCGGACAGCTTTTTACCTATTTTAAGTTTAGTAATAAGGCAGATGTTATTATGCTTTATACTTCTGAATTGAAAGGAAAAGAAATTGTTTATCAAAACGAAATTATAAAAATTGAAGCCGATTATAGAACTGGTGATGTAAAAGATTTTTACGAAAAATGGAATAAATTAACCAAAGACAATGGTATTTTTGACACTTGGGTAAAACCTTACAACTTTGAAAGTAAAGCATTAACAATAAATGACTTAGAAGAAATAAGACAAGAAGATAGTAGCTTTATATTCAATCGTTTTTTAGAAATTCTTCGACATAATGTAGTTTCAGATAAAGGAAATGCTTTTAATAGAATCTTCACCTTATTCCTTTGTAAAATTTATGATGAAAAAGATAAAGAAGATACCGATAAAGAATTAGAATTTCAGTGGTTTGAATCTCCATTTACTTATGATGGCGTTTATTATGAAAAAGACGACCATAAAATTTTTCAAATTAGATTGACCGATTTGTATAAAAATGGTATGAAAGCATTTTTAGAAAAAAATGTAACTGATTTATCCGACCAAGAATTTAATGATAAATTTTATTATTTAACCGAAGAGCAAAGAGCACCAATTCTTGTTGAGTTTAAAAAGATTAGATTAGAAAAAAATAACGAGTTTGCTATAAAAGATGTGTATGATGAGCAATCTTTTTATGATAATGCCGTAGTGGTTAAAGAAATTGTAGAATTGCTTCAAAAATATAAAATACGCTATACAAAAAAACAACAATACCTTTCTGATTTTTTTGAATTACTGCTAACTACAGGTTTAAAACAAGAGTCTGGACAATTTTTTACACCAGTGCCAGTTTCTCAGTTTATAATTAAAAGTTTACCTATCGATAAAATCATTGAAGATAAATTGCAGAAAGGAGTAAGCAATGAATACTTGCCTCATGTAATAGATTATGCAGCAGGAAGTGGACATTTTCTTACAGAAAGTATGCACGAAATCCAACGGATTATTGATAGTAATGAGTTTTTAGGGTTAAAAAAAGATGTAAAAAAGTTTATAGATAAAGCTAAAACCTATCATTTTGACTGGGCTTTTGATTATGTATATGGTATAGAAAAAGATTATCGCTTAGTAAAAGTCGGCAAAGTCGGTTGTTATTTACACGGCGATGGATTAGCGAATGTTATTCATTCTGATGGATTGGCTCGTTTTAGTCATTCAGATTATAAAGGAATTTTAAAACATCAAGACAAAGATTTTCCTAAAGAAAACAAACAGTTTGATATTGTTATCTCAAATCCACCTTATTCAGTTTCAGCATTCAGAAACAATGCTTCTAAATATTACAATCAGGAAGAATTTGATTTATATAATAAACTCACAGATGTTAGTTCCGAAATAGAATGTTTGTTTATAGAACGCACTAAGCAATTGCTTAAAGATGGTGGCGTGGCAGGTATTATATTACCAAGTTCTATTTTAAGCAATTCTGGTATATATGCTAAAGCTAGAGAAGTTATTTTGCAATATTTTGATATTGTAGCTATAACAGAGTTAGGTTCTAATACCTTTATGGCAACAGGTACAAATACTGTTACTTTATTTTTAAGACGAAGAAACAATTATGATTGCGAAAAAATAAAATCGTTTGTAAATAGGTTTTTAGACAATTTTTTAGACAATACTATACAAATAAACGATAATACCCAAGCCATAGAAAAGCCAATTGCTAAATACATAAACCATGTTTGGCAAGATATTTCGTTTGATGATTATGTAACACTATTAAAACAAAAACCAACAAAAGCAATTGAAACACACGAAATATATAAAGAATATAGAAAAAAGATAAAGGCAAAAGACGAAAAAGCATTTTGGCAAACACTAATAGAAATAGAAACAGAAAAATTGTACTATTTTATAATGGCATATCCGCAAAAAGTAGTATTGGTAAAAAGTGGTGAGAAAAATGCAGAAAAACGATTTTTGGGATACGAATTCTCCAACAGAAGAGGAAGTGAAGGTATACACCCAATACAACGAGGAAAAAATATAAGTGATTGCACGCAATTGTTTGATGAAGATACTTTTGAAAACCCGAGCAAAGCAAGCACCTATATTTACAAAGCATTTACAGGTGATTATGATTTTGCAATTGATAAAACGATGCAAAAAAATATTTCTCGCCATGATTTGGTAGATATGCTCACTTTTGACCGAGTTGATTTTGAAAAAAACATTTCACTTTCGGTTAAAAAAAAAGTAAAGATTGAGAGTAAGTGGGAATTAGTTAGAATTGGAGATTTATCGAAAGAAATAATTAATGGAAGTACACCCTCAAAAAACGAATTTAAATTTTGGGACAAAAAAGAACTAAATTGGTTAACTGTTGCTGATTTTAATTCAGATAAATTAGAGGTCGATAATACTGAAAATTTTGTTTCTCGTTTTGCTTTAGAAAATAACAAAGTTAGACTTGTTCCAAAAAACAGTGTATTGGTTAGTTGTACCGCAACCATTGGAAAAGTTGGAATTAATTCAATAGAACTAACCACAAATCAACAAATTAATTCAATTATTTGTAATCAAAATATTTTGCCTTACTATTTAGGAAATATTTTAAAAGTACACGGAAAATTATTAGAAGAATTAACATCAAATTCTGGCGTGAAACATGTTAATCTTCAAATGCTTAATGACTTTAAAATTCCACTTCCACCTCTCAACATTCAACAAAAAATAGTTGCAGAAATTGAAGTTTTAGAAACCAAAGAAAAGGAAGCAAAAGAGAAAGTTGAGGAACAAAAAGAAAATATTAAAAATGTAATTTCTAAAGTTTCAGGAAACTTAATTTCTCTATCAGAAATAACTTCTAAAATTGGAAGTGGAGCTACTCCAAGAGGCGGAGAAGGTTCATACAAACAAAATGGTATTTCATTAATTCGCAGTCAAAATGTTTATGATAATGAATTTTATGAAAAAGGATTGGCTTTTATAGATGAAGAACAAGCTGAAAAACTAAAAGGTGTAACAGTTGAAAAAAATGATATTTTATTCAATATAACTGGAGCTTCAATTTGCAGATGTTGCATTGTACCTGAAATACATTTACCAGCAAGAGTAAATCAACATGTTTCAATAATTAGAGTTACTAAAAAAGCTTTACCAAAATATGTTCAAACAATATTGGTTTCTGAAACTTATAAAAATCAATTATTAGAAATTGGAGACGGAGCAACTTCAAGAGAAGCAATAACAAAACAACAATTAGAAGACTTTAAAATCCCACTTCCACCAATTACCGAGCAACAAAAAATTGTTGCCAAAATTGAGAAAATAGAAGCAAAAATTAAGGATTTAGAAACAGAAATTGCTTCAATTCCTAAACAAAAGGAAGCTATACTGAAAAAACATCTTTAA
- the accB gene encoding acetyl-CoA carboxylase biotin carboxyl carrier protein — translation MDFNSIKKLIQLVKDNDLASIKIEEKDIKIEITQKGSTTTPILQAPIATTPTNVVAPTTPTESTTTENTGNLTTIKAPMVGTFYRSANPETPPFVKVGDIIKKGDVLCIIEAMKLFNEIQSEVSGKVVKVMLDNAQAVEYDQALFLIEPK, via the coding sequence ATGGATTTTAACAGCATAAAAAAACTCATTCAATTAGTAAAAGACAACGACTTAGCTTCTATCAAAATAGAAGAGAAAGATATAAAAATTGAAATCACACAAAAAGGAAGTACTACTACACCAATTTTACAAGCACCAATAGCAACTACGCCAACCAATGTCGTAGCACCAACAACACCAACAGAAAGTACTACTACAGAAAACACAGGTAATTTAACTACAATAAAAGCACCAATGGTAGGTACCTTTTATCGTTCTGCCAATCCAGAAACACCACCATTTGTAAAAGTAGGTGATATCATTAAAAAAGGAGATGTTTTGTGTATCATAGAAGCCATGAAATTGTTTAACGAAATTCAAAGCGAGGTAAGTGGCAAAGTAGTAAAAGTAATGTTAGACAATGCACAAGCTGTAGAATACGATCAAGCACTATTTTTAATTGAACCTAAATAG
- the murI gene encoding glutamate racemase, producing the protein MDAQNPIGIFDSGIGGLTVANAILALLPKESLIYFGDTAHLPYGDKSADAIKSYAKNITEFLLKHKVKMIVIACNTASAHAYHLVQNIAKDIPVINVIEPVVNYILDKQYKKVGIIGTQGTVNSKVYLNQIQEKSNTINAVQLATPLLAPMIESGFVNGEISHLVIEEYLSDASLQNIDSLILACTHYPLIKKEIEAYYKSKNLQVEVLATNEIVAQYVKQFAIENGLVNYNNEFERKFFVSDYTQSFEKTTQLFYGKTIHLKQEKL; encoded by the coding sequence ATGGATGCACAAAATCCAATAGGTATATTTGATTCTGGTATTGGCGGCTTAACGGTCGCCAATGCTATTTTAGCACTATTACCAAAAGAGTCTTTAATCTATTTTGGCGATACTGCTCATTTGCCGTACGGTGATAAATCTGCTGATGCGATTAAAAGCTATGCTAAAAACATTACTGAGTTTTTACTTAAGCACAAAGTAAAAATGATAGTTATTGCATGTAATACAGCATCGGCACATGCTTATCATTTGGTACAAAATATCGCAAAAGATATTCCTGTTATCAATGTAATAGAACCAGTAGTCAATTACATTTTAGATAAGCAATACAAAAAAGTAGGCATTATTGGAACACAAGGTACTGTCAACTCAAAAGTGTACTTAAATCAAATTCAAGAAAAATCAAACACTATAAATGCAGTACAATTAGCTACACCTTTACTAGCACCAATGATAGAATCTGGATTTGTAAATGGCGAGATTTCTCATTTAGTAATAGAAGAATATTTAAGCGATGCTTCCTTACAAAATATAGATAGCTTGATATTAGCTTGTACACATTATCCACTAATAAAGAAAGAAATAGAAGCATACTATAAAAGCAAAAACTTACAAGTAGAAGTATTGGCGACCAACGAAATTGTAGCACAATATGTAAAACAGTTTGCTATAGAAAACGGACTAGTCAATTACAATAATGAGTTTGAACGAAAGTTTTTTGTATCAGACTATACACAAAGCTTTGAAAAAACCACTCAGCTCTTTTACGGAAAAACCATACACCTAAAGCAAGAAAAGTTGTAA